In Halomicrobium zhouii, the sequence CGATTCCAGACGTGAACAGGGACCAGCCGACAGTCGTCTGGTAGGTCATACGACACGTTCGCCCTCGGCGTCCGTAAACCCTCGCTCGCTGACAGCTACTCGCGCCACTCCGATTCGAGCAGGCCGTACTCGTAGAGGTCGACGTGGTCACCGTCGACGAAGGCGTGGTCGCGGCGGACCCCCTCGCGTTCGAAGCCGACCTTCTCCAGGACGCGCTGGGAGGCTTCGTTGGGGGCGTAGACGTCCGCTCCGACCTTGTGCAGGCGGCGTTCGTCGAAGGCGTACCGAACCAGGCAGCGGACGGCGTCGGTGGCGTAGCCGTGGCCCCAGTGGTCCGGGTGGACCATGTAGCCCACCTCGGCGTAGCCCCAGGGGTAGGGGTCGAGGTGGAGGCCGGCGATGCCGACGGGCTGGTCGCTGGCGTACAGAACGAACGAGGGTCCGTCGTCGTCCTGGCGCTCGTACCACTCGCGTTCGTCTTCGGCAGTCTTCGGGGCGAACGCGCCGACGCCCCGGCGGACCTCGGGGTGGTTGACGACGCGCTGGGCGAACGCCAGGTCGTCCTCGTCGACGACACGGAGCGTGACCGTCTCGCCACGGAGGAACGTGGGTCCAGACATGCATGGAGCGTCGCGCGCGGCCGCTTTCAGGATTTCCCCGGCGTGCGATCCAGTGACAACGTCGGACCTGGACCACGCTTAAGCCGCCCCTGGCGGAACCACCGGGTATGCTCGACGCCGGCGACCCAGCGCTCGACTTCGACCTGCCGCGACCGACGGCCGGAGGGAGCGAGACGTATCGGCTCTCCGCGGCGGCCCGTGAGGGACCGGTCGTCCTCGCGTTCTACCCGGTCACGGACACAGCGGAGTCGGCGAAGTTACTCCGCGAGATCGCGTCAGTCGACTGGGGGGCGGTCACGGATCGCCTCTCCGTCCTCGCCGTCGGCGTCGGTGACCGCGCGAGTCACGACCGACTGGCCGAACAGGTCGACGTCCCGTTCCCGTTGCTCCTCGACCAGGACGGTTTCTTCGCCGAGCGGTACGGGATCCTGGAACCTCTCGACGAACGAACGATCCGGGTCAGGCCGGCGCTGTTCGTCGTCGGCGAGGACTGTTTCGTCCGATACGCGTGGGCGGCAGGCGACTCAGCGCAGAATCCCGGGGAGGATCTGCCACTCGACGAGATCAGGTCGGCAGTCGCCTCGGGCTGACGCGGAGTCGAATCGCTCAAGCCCCACCACTCGTAACGCCACCCCATGGGAACGCCGCTGGAGTCACGCGAGGCACAGGCCGAGGCGGTCGTCGAGCGCCTCCACGAGGAGTACCCCGATTCCGCCATCTCGCTGCGGTACTCGAACCGGCTGGAACTGCTCGTCGCCGTCGTCCTCTCCGCGCAGTGTACCGACGAGCGGGTCAACGAGAAGACGAAAGAGCTCTTCGAGAAGTACCAGTCCGCCGCCGACTACGCCGAGGCCGACGAGGAGCAACTCGCCGAGGACATCTACGGTATCACCTTCCACAACAACAAGGCGGGCTATCTCAAGAACGCGGGCCAGATCATGGTCGAGGAGTACGACGGCGAGGTGCCCGACTCGATGTCGGGCCTCACCGACTTGCCCGGCGTCGGCCGGAAGACCGCCAACGTCGTCCTCCAGCACGGCCACGACATCGTCGAGGGGATCGTCGTCGACACCCACGTCCAGCGCCTCTCGCGCAGGCTGGGTATCACCGAAGCGGAGACGCCACCGAAGATCGAAGAGGACCTGATGCCCGTCGTCCCCGAGGACGAGTGGCAGCAGTTCACCCACCTCCTCATCGACCACGGGCGCGCGGTCTGTACGGCCCGGAACCCTTCCTGTGACGAGTGCATCCTGGCCGACATCTGTCCCTCCGCGAAGATGGACAGCGACGTCGACCTCGCCAGCGGCGAGGCGTGGTGAGGAAGGAACTAACGGACAGGTTTTTGCCAGTTCGCGCCCCGCGTTCGACCATGAGCCTCGACGTTACGAGCCTGGGCGACCGCGTCCGCTGGCGGTCACTCGGTATTCTCGCGGGCCTGGTCGCGGCCATCGTCGCCGGCGAGTACGCGGTGGGGACGGTCATCGAGCGCGTCGTCGACGGCGGCGGCCAGTTTCCGGCGTGGCTTCCGCACGCGAGGTCGGTCGGCGAGACCGCAGTCATCTACTTCGTGGCCTTCGACTTCCTCACGTTCGTCGTCCTCCCCGCGGTGCTGGTGTGGGTCGGGTACGTCCACGGACGCCACCACGCCACGACGGCCGGCGAGCGCGGATAGTCCGCGGCGGTTGTTTCCGAAACGGCGATATCGACGGGCCAGAGACTTTTGTCGGGCCCCTTCGAGGAGTGTGTCATGCCAACTGTCCCCTACCGGGACCCCACCGAGGACGTCGAGACGCGCGTCGCCGACCTGCTCGACCGGATGACCGTCGAAGAGAAAGTCGGCCAGCTACTGGTCGAACCAGCGACCGGGTCGGTCGACGAGGTGGTCGACACGGTCACGTCGAACGTCGACCGGCACCACCTCGGACAGGCCTCGCCGTTCGGCCGCGAGGACGCGCCGGACACCCCCGAAGCGATGGTCGAGGTGGCCAACACCATCCAGGCGTACGCCGTCGAGGAGACGCGGCTGGGCATCCCGCTGTTGCTCATCTCCAACGCAGTCCACGGGAACGCCTACGCCAAGGGCGCGGCCGTCGCGCCGCACAACCTCGGGATGGCGGCGACGCGTGACCCCGAACTACTCGAAGAGATGGCGTCGGTCACTGCCACGGAACTCGCCGTGACGGGCGCCCACCAGAACTACGACCCCATCTGTGACGTCGGGCGCGAACCGCGGTGGGGCCGGGTCTTCGAGACGTTCGGCGAGAGTCCGCGCCTCTGCGGGGCGATGGGCGCGGCGAAAGTCCGCGGCTACCAGGGCGACGGCATCGCGGGCGAGGAGACCGTGCTGGCGACGGTCAAGCACTTCCCAGCCTACGGCGAGCCGGTCCGGGGCGAGGACGGCGCGGTCAACGAACTCTCCGAGAGCACGTTCCGGCGGATGCACCTGCGC encodes:
- a CDS encoding GNAT family N-acetyltransferase; the protein is MSGPTFLRGETVTLRVVDEDDLAFAQRVVNHPEVRRGVGAFAPKTAEDEREWYERQDDDGPSFVLYASDQPVGIAGLHLDPYPWGYAEVGYMVHPDHWGHGYATDAVRCLVRYAFDERRLHKVGADVYAPNEASQRVLEKVGFEREGVRRDHAFVDGDHVDLYEYGLLESEWRE
- a CDS encoding redoxin domain-containing protein, whose amino-acid sequence is MLDAGDPALDFDLPRPTAGGSETYRLSAAAREGPVVLAFYPVTDTAESAKLLREIASVDWGAVTDRLSVLAVGVGDRASHDRLAEQVDVPFPLLLDQDGFFAERYGILEPLDERTIRVRPALFVVGEDCFVRYAWAAGDSAQNPGEDLPLDEIRSAVASG
- the nth gene encoding endonuclease III; this translates as MGTPLESREAQAEAVVERLHEEYPDSAISLRYSNRLELLVAVVLSAQCTDERVNEKTKELFEKYQSAADYAEADEEQLAEDIYGITFHNNKAGYLKNAGQIMVEEYDGEVPDSMSGLTDLPGVGRKTANVVLQHGHDIVEGIVVDTHVQRLSRRLGITEAETPPKIEEDLMPVVPEDEWQQFTHLLIDHGRAVCTARNPSCDECILADICPSAKMDSDVDLASGEAW